The nucleotide sequence GGCAGAAAAATGAGCATCTGACGGCCATCTGCTTCTGTCTGGAGGACGCGATCGGCGATATGGCGGTCGCCGATGCCGAGCGAGTCCTGCGCACGAATCTCGCGGCGCTCAAGGAGGTCTGCAAAGAGGAGGGGCGCGAGACGCCGCTGCTCTTCGTGCGCGTGCGCACCGCCGATCACATGGAACATTTTCTCGACTTCGTGGGTGCGGCGGGCGACATTTTGACAGGCTACGTTCTGCCCAAGGTGAATCTCGGCAATGTAGAAGCCTACATGGAGCTGATGCGATCGGTCAATGACGGTGCGGCGAAGAAGCGCTACCTCATGCCCGTCCTCGAAAGTCCTTCCATCGCCGACATCAAGAGCCGCGCCGCCGTCCTCGGCGAGCTCAAGGCGATCTTCGACGCACACAGGGAATACGTGCTGAACATCCGCGTCGGAGGCAACGATTTCAGCAATCTCTACGGTGTGCGCCGCTCGATCGCGCACACGATCTACGAGGTCGGCGTCGTGCGCGACATCCTCATCGACATTCTGAACATCTTCGCGCGTGACTACATCGTCTCCGGCCCCGTCTGGAATTACTTCGGCGACGATCCTGCGGGCGCGTGGGCGGCGGGACTCAAGAGGGAGCTGGAACTCGATCGCTTGAGCGGCTTCATCGGCAAGACGGTCATCCACCCCGCGCAGCTTCCTTTCGTCTTCGAGAGTCTGAAGGCGGAGCGCGCCGACTACGAGGATGCGAAGATGATCTGCGGTTGGCAGGACGAGAAGGCAGGCGTGAAGAAGAGCTGGGACGGCACGCGCATGAACGAGGTCAAGACGCATGCCAAGTGGGCAAAGCGCGTGCTGACGCTCGCGGAAATCTATGGCGTCAAGGATGATGGGGCGGCAGCCGCCGCCGAGAGCAAAAGGTAAGGGGAAGTCTTTATGCGTATATGGTTCAACCAATGGTTCAGCACGGCCTACCATCTGATCGAGCTGATGCGGGCGGGATCGCCCGGAAAGTTCACGTTCGTCGGCTCAAGTGCCAATCCCAATGCACTCTATCGTCTCGTTTCCGACGAGTGGTATACGGAGCCTGCGCTTCCCGTCTCCGACGAGTATGTGGAATATTGTCTGGAATTCTGCAAGGCGCATCATATCGACATCTTCTTCCCGCGCCGCGCCCTGACGCTGCTCTCGCGCTATCGTGAGGAATTTCTTGCGGCGGGCACGAAGCTCGCCGTCGGCAGCGATTACAAGATCATGCGGCTCCTCGACGACAAGGCGGCGACGTACGCCTTCTTCGAGGCGCGTGACGCTTCCCTCGTGCCCGCGCATCTCATCGCCGGCACGTACGAGGAATTCTGCGCCGCCTACGAGAGCTTGCGCCCCCACTGCGCGCGCGTCTGCTACAAGCTCACGAAGGACGAGGGAGCTGAGACCTTCCGCGTCATCGACGATACGCTTCTGCGCTCGGGCGACGTGCGCCGCAAGCCCGGCATGAAGCTCACGTGGGACATGGCGCGCACGGTCGTCCGGGGCTACGACTTTTCCGTGCCCTTCATGCTCATGCCATACCTCGAAGGGCAGGAAATCAGCGTCGACTGCCTGCGGACGCCCGGCGAGGAGATCATCATCCCGCGCTTCAAGACGAACCACCGCTATTCGGAAGTCCGCTTCGATGAGGAGATCGTCGAGAAATGCCGCACGATGATGAACCTCCTGCAGATCGATGTGCCGATCAACATCCAGTTCAAGGGCGACGGGGAGAAGTACTGCCTGTTGGAAATCAACCCGCGCATGTCGGGCGGCTTGCAGCTCTCGTGCCTCGCGACGGGCATCAACGTGCCCGATATCGCCGTCCATCAGCTTCTCGGCGAGGAAAAGCCGTGGCAGTACCCCGATCGCCAAAAGGTCTATCGCGTGGCGAATCTTGAGACGCCGAAGCGGCTCAAGGCGTGAGGCGGGCGCGATGAAGTACATGGCAGACGCAGTGCTGCGCGTGGCGAGGCGGCACAGAAATGAAAAGCGCGGCTATCTGCTCGTCAACCCGCTGCAGGGAAAGCACATACCCGTCGCGCCGCATGAAGCGCTCGACCTCATGGAAGCGCTAGGCGCGAAGGTCAAGGCAGCCGCGCCCGCGACAAGGCTCGTCATCGGCTTCGCCGAAACGGCGACCGCCATCGGCGCCGTCGTCGCGAAGTCGCTCGCGGACGCGTGCCTCTACGTGCAGACGACGCGCGAGGAATTGCCGTCCGGCGTGCGCACGATCGAGTTTTTGGAGGAGCACAGCCATGCGCCCGAGCAGCGACTCGCCGTCGATGCGCTCGAAGCGCAGCTCGCTGAAACGGATACGGTCGTCTTCGTCGACGACGAGATCTCGACGGGCAGGACGCTCTGCAACATCGTCGAGCAGATGAAGGAGGAGCTGCCCGCGCTCTGCGAGAAGAGGCTCGTCGCGGCGTCCGTCCTGAACCGCCTGACTGCGTCCGATCGCGAGCGGCTCTTGGCGTGCGGCGTCGAGTGCGTCGCGCTCGTAGAGCTTGCGCCCGAAGACTACGAGGCGCGCGCGGCGGCGTTTCAAACGCGCGGGGCGGCGGACTGCCGCGTGCCGTCGCGACATTATCCCTATCGCACGCTTGCGCTCGGCGAGCACGCGACGCCGCGCACGGGCGTCGCGATCGGCGACTATACGATCCTCTGGCAGGGTGCCGGGCTCGTCCTCGCCGAGCGCATCGCTTGGGCGAAGCACGAGTCGATCCTCGTGCTCGGCACGGAGGAATGTATGCTGCCGGGCCTTATGGTCGGCAGGGTCTTGGAGCAGAAGGGCTGGCAGAGCGTCTTCTTCCATGCGACGACGCGAAGCCCCATCGGCATCTCGGAGGAAGCGGGCTATCCCATCGAAGCGGGCTGGCAGGTCAAGAGCTTCTACGGCGATGAGCGCGCGACGTACATCTACAACTTGCGGCCCTATCACCATGCCGTCATCGTCTCGGACACGGCGCACGAGGCGCATGAGGCGGTCGAGAGTATCGCCCGCGCCCTGCGCGAGAGCGGCTGCACGGACATCGTCTATCTGATGAGCCGCGACGAATGATGAGGAAGGAGCGGGCGATGTTCAGTACATACAAGAAGGACGACGTGACGATCCTTTTGAAAGACATCACGGGAAAGCTCGACCCTCTGCCGACGGCAGAGAGGGAAAAGCTCATTCAGTCGGGCAGGCATTACTCGGAGATGCTGCCCTTGGAATACGAGCCGTCGGAAAAGTATTTGAAGGCGTACTTCGACGCGCTCTCGCGCTACGCCGAGATCACAGCTCATGCGGCGGCGAGTCTCGCCGAGAAGATTTATGAGGAGAAGGGCGCATCCGCCGCGCTCGTCTCGCTCGCCCGCGCGGGCACGCCCATCGGCATCTTGCTCAAGCGCTATATCAAGAGGCGCTTTGGCGCGGATGTCGCGCACTACACGATTTCCATCATTCGCGGCAGGGGCATCGACAAGAACGCCATGGCGTACATCCTCGCGCGTCACGCGCCCGAGGCTCTGCAGTTTGTCGACGGCTGGACGGGCAAGGGCGCGATCGCGCGCGAGCTCGCAAACGACGCGGCAGAGTTTCGCGGTGTGAGCGCGGGGCTTGCCGTCCTCTCCGATCCCGCCTATGTGGCGGAGAAATGCGGCACGCACGAGGACTTCCTCATCGCGAGTTCGTGCCTGAATTCGACGGTGTCGGGGCTTCTGAGCCGCACGGTGCTGCGTGATGATTTGATCGGCGAGGCGGACTTTCACGGCGCGGCCTTTTACGAAGAACTGCGCGAGAAGGATCTGACGTATGACTTCATCGAGGCGGTGGAAAGGCGCTTCCCCGAGGAAGCGCCGCCCGTGCGGGAGGAGGGCGCGGCGCATCGGTCGGGGCTTGCCGAGGTCGAGCGCATCGCGGGCGATTTCGGCATTCGCGACATCAACCTCGTGAAGCCCGGCATCGGTGAGGCGACGCGCGTCCTGCTGCGCCGCCTGCCGTGGAAACTTCTCGTCAAGAGCCGCACGGACGAAGCGCGGCTCGGTCATCTCTATCAACTGGCAAAGGAGAAAGGCGTCGAAATCGTAGAGTATCCGCTGGAAAATTATCTCGCATGCGGACTCATACGCTCGCTCGCCGACAACTGAAATGAAAGACATCGTATTCGCTTCCGATCTCGACAACACGCTGCTATACTCGCGCAGTCACAAGCGTGAGGGCGATGTTTGCGTCGAGCATATCAAGGGCGAGGCGCACGGCTTCATGACGCGGCTCGCCGTCGAGCGTCTGCGCGAAGTCTCGCAAAAAGTGCAGCTGATTCCCGTCACGACGCGCTCCGTCGAGCAGTATCGGCGCATCGAGTGGCCCGAGGGCACAGCGCCCGAATACGCCGTGACGACGAACGGCGCGGTGCTTTTGAAGAACGGCGAGGCCGATGCCGCGTGGCGCGAGGCGCATGACGCTTTGATCGCTCCTGCACGGGAAGAGATCGCGCGCTGTCACGCGCTTTATCTGGGCGATCGCGCGTTCATCCGCTGCCGCATCGTCGACGACGCGTACCTCTTCGTCTACTGCGCCGACGGCGTGGACGCGCAGGCGCAGGCGGAAAAGTGCCAAAGAGAGACGAGCCTTCGCGTCGAGCCGTCGGGCAGGAAGATCTACTTCTTTCCGCCTAAGCTCACGAAGGGCGCGGCGCTCCGTGAGCTTCGCCGCCGCTTCTCGCCGCGCAAGGTCTACGCCGCCGGTGACACGGCGATTGACGCGCCGCTTCTCGCCGCAGCTGACCGAGCCTTCGCCGCCAAGACACTCGCGATGGAAGATGCCGCGCACATCCGACGGCACACGGGCGAAGGAGTATTCGCCGAATGGCTGCTCGCAGAGCTTTTGCAGGAGATTGACTGAAAGAAACTTGGCTGAACGAAGCAGCCTGCATATGGTATAATAGAAATAACAGGCGAAGGGAGCATGCCCATGGCACAAGGCCGCCAATATCAAGACACGGTGTTCCGCGCGTATATGAATGACGTCGACCGTCTGAGAGATGTCGCAGGGGCGCTGCATGGAAGGACATATGCTTCTGTCGAGCGCGTGAGAATTGTGACGCTCGACGGAACATTTCTGTCACAAATGAAAAACGACATATCCTTTCTGCTAGCAGGCCGTCATTTGGTATTTATGGAGCATCAGAGCACGCTGAATCAGAATATGCCGTTGCGTTGCCTCTACTACCTCTGCGAACAGCTTCGCCAGTATATTCCGGCCAAAAGTTTGTACCAAAACAAGCAGATTCCCTTACCAAGGCCGGAGTTCCATGTGTTCTACACAGGCAGCAAGGATACGTTGGAAATGGAGCAAATGAGATTGTCTGATGCCTATATGGAAGGTGAAGGAGACATCCATTTGGAACTCAAGGTCACTTTTCACAACATTGCCTATGGAAGTGAAAAGATGTTGCTGCGTATGAGCCGGCCGCTTCACGATTACAGCTTTTTCCTAAATTGCATCAAAACCAATATCGCAGGAGGCATGGAGCGCGTGCGGGCGATTCGCGAAGCCATGCGATATTGCATGGAGCATGACGTCATGAAGGAGTTTTTGCAAGAGCACGAAAGCGAGGTCATCGACATGGTCAATTTCGAGTGGAATCAAAAAGATTTTGAAGAGGCTGTTCGCGAGGAAGGTTGGGAACAAGGTGCTGCTCAAGGTCGCGAGGAAGGTCGCGAGGAAGAAAAATCGGCCTTCATTCTCGGCATGCTGAAAGAGAAGCTGCCGCTGGAAACGATCGCGCGGGTGTCGAAAATGTCGGTGGAGCG is from Selenomonas sputigena ATCC 35185 and encodes:
- a CDS encoding RpnC/YadD family protein; the protein is MAQGRQYQDTVFRAYMNDVDRLRDVAGALHGRTYASVERVRIVTLDGTFLSQMKNDISFLLAGRHLVFMEHQSTLNQNMPLRCLYYLCEQLRQYIPAKSLYQNKQIPLPRPEFHVFYTGSKDTLEMEQMRLSDAYMEGEGDIHLELKVTFHNIAYGSEKMLLRMSRPLHDYSFFLNCIKTNIAGGMERVRAIREAMRYCMEHDVMKEFLQEHESEVIDMVNFEWNQKDFEEAVREEGWEQGAAQGREEGREEEKSAFILGMLKEKLPLETIARVSKMSVERIQELGRMHSLL
- a CDS encoding phosphoribosyltransferase domain-containing protein; translation: MADAVLRVARRHRNEKRGYLLVNPLQGKHIPVAPHEALDLMEALGAKVKAAAPATRLVIGFAETATAIGAVVAKSLADACLYVQTTREELPSGVRTIEFLEEHSHAPEQRLAVDALEAQLAETDTVVFVDDEISTGRTLCNIVEQMKEELPALCEKRLVAASVLNRLTASDRERLLACGVECVALVELAPEDYEARAAAFQTRGAADCRVPSRHYPYRTLALGEHATPRTGVAIGDYTILWQGAGLVLAERIAWAKHESILVLGTEECMLPGLMVGRVLEQKGWQSVFFHATTRSPIGISEEAGYPIEAGWQVKSFYGDERATYIYNLRPYHHAVIVSDTAHEAHEAVESIARALRESGCTDIVYLMSRDE
- a CDS encoding HpcH/HpaI aldolase/citrate lyase family protein; its protein translation is MQYKVGGLLYMPAYQENIVEKIRRQKNEHLTAICFCLEDAIGDMAVADAERVLRTNLAALKEVCKEEGRETPLLFVRVRTADHMEHFLDFVGAAGDILTGYVLPKVNLGNVEAYMELMRSVNDGAAKKRYLMPVLESPSIADIKSRAAVLGELKAIFDAHREYVLNIRVGGNDFSNLYGVRRSIAHTIYEVGVVRDILIDILNIFARDYIVSGPVWNYFGDDPAGAWAAGLKRELELDRLSGFIGKTVIHPAQLPFVFESLKAERADYEDAKMICGWQDEKAGVKKSWDGTRMNEVKTHAKWAKRVLTLAEIYGVKDDGAAAAAESKR
- a CDS encoding cysteine protease StiP family protein; its protein translation is MMRKERAMFSTYKKDDVTILLKDITGKLDPLPTAEREKLIQSGRHYSEMLPLEYEPSEKYLKAYFDALSRYAEITAHAAASLAEKIYEEKGASAALVSLARAGTPIGILLKRYIKRRFGADVAHYTISIIRGRGIDKNAMAYILARHAPEALQFVDGWTGKGAIARELANDAAEFRGVSAGLAVLSDPAYVAEKCGTHEDFLIASSCLNSTVSGLLSRTVLRDDLIGEADFHGAAFYEELREKDLTYDFIEAVERRFPEEAPPVREEGAAHRSGLAEVERIAGDFGIRDINLVKPGIGEATRVLLRRLPWKLLVKSRTDEARLGHLYQLAKEKGVEIVEYPLENYLACGLIRSLADN
- a CDS encoding ATP-grasp domain-containing protein; translated protein: MRIWFNQWFSTAYHLIELMRAGSPGKFTFVGSSANPNALYRLVSDEWYTEPALPVSDEYVEYCLEFCKAHHIDIFFPRRALTLLSRYREEFLAAGTKLAVGSDYKIMRLLDDKAATYAFFEARDASLVPAHLIAGTYEEFCAAYESLRPHCARVCYKLTKDEGAETFRVIDDTLLRSGDVRRKPGMKLTWDMARTVVRGYDFSVPFMLMPYLEGQEISVDCLRTPGEEIIIPRFKTNHRYSEVRFDEEIVEKCRTMMNLLQIDVPINIQFKGDGEKYCLLEINPRMSGGLQLSCLATGINVPDIAVHQLLGEEKPWQYPDRQKVYRVANLETPKRLKA